A stretch of the Acyrthosiphon pisum isolate AL4f chromosome A2, pea_aphid_22Mar2018_4r6ur, whole genome shotgun sequence genome encodes the following:
- the LOC100159859 gene encoding zinc finger protein 300: MQQTQQHFSATEYELQQQQPQYLGKHDAAVKYMQQLGLHKQNIKVDSEIRPCLVADNVISDQNSSCGSPPLSIVVNGDEQHSSSTPVPTSTSVSRSKPQACRICGRVLASTSSYYVHLKSHSNNKPYRCTQCEACFCRKPYLEVHMRTHTGERPYQCNLCLKKFSQKSSLNIHKRVHTGERPYSCDICKKTFAVKSYVISHKWSHMTEKPFVCEQCQLSFNSKIQFVTHLRSHDLGPAHCCQFCGKAFVKGCFLVRHINKVHRFNVAAAAAATDHEPVHSSYMQSDTNYSSIRFDPREISILPTTKNGPRFLGPPPHNADGPPPLTHLTPMMLGPPQNTRA; encoded by the exons ATGCAGCAAACGCAACAGCATTTCTCGGCCACCGAATACGAACTGCAGCAGCAACAGCCACAGTACCTGGGTAAACACGATGCCGCTGTTAAGTACATGCAACAGCTCGGACTGCACAAGCAAAACATCAAAGTCGATTCTGAG ATAAGGCCTTGCTTAGTTGCTGACAATGTGATCAGCGACCAAAACAGTAGTTGTGGTAGTCCACCATTGTCCATTGTAGTCAATGGCGATGAGCAACACAGTTCCAGTACTCCTGTACCAACGTCCACATCGGTATCTCGATCTAAACCTCAAGCTTGTCGCATATGTGGACGTGTTCTAGCATCTACttcatcatattatgtacatctaAAATCACATTCAAACAACAAACCTTACCGTTGTACACAATGTGAAGCCTGTTTTTGCCGTAAACCATATTTAGAA gttcaTATGAGAACTCACACTGGTGAACGGCCTTATCAATGTAATTTGTGCCTAAAGAAGTTTTCTCAAAAGAGTAGCCTAAACATTCATAAAAGAGTGCACACTGGCGAGCGTCCTTATTCATGTGACATCTGCAAGAAAACATTTGCAGTTAAAAGCTATGTCATTTCTCATAA ATGGAGTCATATGACAGAAAAACCGTTTGTTTGCGAACAATGTCAGCTATCATTTAACTCTAAGATCCAATTTGTAACGCACCTTAGATCTCATGACTTGGGACCAGCACATTGTTGTCAATTTTGTGGTAAAGCCTTTGTGAAAGGATGCTTTTTAGTCAGACACATCAATAAAGTCCACCGATTCAATGttgctgcagcagcagcagctacTGACCACGAGCCAGTACACAGTTCCTACATGCAATCAGACACCAACTATTCTAGCATAAG atttgatCCTCGTGAAATCAGCATATTGCCAACTACCAAGAACGGCCCTCGCTTCTTGGGGCCTCCACCGCATAATGCCGATGGTCCACCACCGTTAACCCACCTAACACCCATGATGTTGGGTCCACCACAAAACACACGAGCCTAA
- the LOC100168746 gene encoding translation initiation factor eIF-2B subunit delta, giving the protein MDKPPTEEKTREEVEAERKAKRAAKQERKKAALEKQRPEGLEIQKKSKDPSTESPIAADLVKVPKPKPDVPKAAAPKKPSTQKIETTKKVIKSNKNKENIIVKKAEEVKPIAKKANLVNLVKKSAGPVTHKVKLFNHLYIDSISLVTENKLKINSGKVHPAFIKLGVQMQTSVVAGSNARCLAFLYALKQTISDFVTPEHKHFSRSFEEHLGPAIDHLMACRPFSVSMNNAHKNIMSHIKRLPHNISDCHAKEALETVINNYIYVQIHMAGMAICIAAQNKIGKGDVILTYGYSSLIERILTDAHSNNKQFSVIVVDSAPWYEGRQLLHRLVRNNIQCTYVLLSATSFIMTRATKVLLGAHALLANGYVMGRAGSSQIALVAKHFNVPVLVCCETYKFTERVQTDSIVFNELGNENDVMPREQWLNNRYLTPLGLRYDVTTSDLITAVVTEIAILPCTSVPVVLRVRTN; this is encoded by the exons ATGGACAAACCGCCGACCGAAGAGAAGACTAGGGAAGAGGTGGAGGCCGAGCGAAAAGCCAAGCGAGCGGCGAAACAGGAACGGAAAAAAGCTGCGTTGGAAAAACAGAGACCCGAGGGactagaaattcaaaaaaagtcCAAAGATCCGTCCACGGAATCACCTATCGCCGCTGATCTCGTGAAAGTGCCAAAGCCAAAACCA GATGTTCCCAAGGCAGCAGCACCCAAGAAACCGTCAactcaaaaaattgaaacaactaaaaaagttattaaaagtaataaaaacaaagaaaatatcattgttaaaAAG GCTGAAGAAGTGAAACCTATAGCAAAAAAGGCGAATTTAGTAAATTTAGTGAAGAAATCTGCGGGGCCAGTTACACACAAAGTTAAACTTTTCAATCATCTTTATATTGACTCGATATCTTTGGTgacagaaaataaattaaa aataaattCTGGAAAAGTACATCCAGCTTTTATAAAACTCGGAGTACAAATGCAAACTTCTGTTGTGGCAGGATCAAATGCTAGATGTCTTGCCTTCTTATATGCACTCAAACAa acCATTTCAGATTTTGTGACTCCAgaacacaaacatttttctcGGTCTTTTGAAGAGCACCTTGGACCAGCTATTGACCACTTGATGGCATGTAGACCGTTTTCAGTATCAATGAATAACgcacacaaaaatataatgtctcATATAAAGAGATTGCCacacaatatttctgattgTCAT GCTAAAGAAGCATTAGaaactgtaataaataattatatttatgttcaaatACATATGGCTGGTATGGCGATTTGTATTGCGGCCCAAAATAAGATTGGAAAAGGAGATGTTATACTTACTTATGGata ttcttCTTTAATTGAACGGATACTAACAGACGCCCATTCTAATAACAAACAATTCAGTGTGATTGTGGTTGATTCGGCACCATGGTACGAAGGTCGTCAACTTCTCCATCGTCTTGTGCGTAACAACATCCAGTGCACTTATGTACTCCTCTCTGCTACCAGTTTTATCATGACTAGAGCAACTAAAGTGCTGCTTGGCGCTCATGCGTTGTTGGCCAACGGTTATGTTATGGGTCGAGCGGGCAGTTCTCAGATAGCTTTGGTAGCTAAACATTTCAATGTACCTGTATTGGTGTGTTGTGAAACATACAAATTTACAGAACGCGTGCAAACCGACTCAATAGTTTTCAACGAACTAG gtaATGAAAACGACGTCATGCCCAGAGAACAATGGTTGAACAATCGTTATTTAACTCCGTTAGGTCTTAGGTACGATGTGACTACTTCTGATCTGATAACAGCCGTGGTGACAGAAATTGCTATATTACCATGTACCAGTGTTCCAGTTGTATTGAGGGTGCGTACAAACTGA